In the Streptomyces spororaveus genome, CCGCCCCTTGCGCGCCCGCATCGGCACCGTCGCCAGCGCCCCGTTCTCCGCCGCGCTCGCCGCCGCCCGGTACGACGTGCCCAGCGCGGCCACCCCCGGCTCCAGCGCGTCCAGCATCGTCTTGTCCCCCGGAACCGCCCCGCCCAGCTGCGCCACCGCGCCGACCCCCTCGGACAGGGCCGCGCGCAGCTCCGCGTCGGAGACCTCGGCCGATGCGCCCAGCGCCTTGCCCGTGCGCCGCAGCAGGGTCCCGTACAGCGGCCCCGACGCGCCGCCGACCGTCGAGATCAGCGTCCTCCCGGCCAGCTGCAGCACCGGGCCCGGCGCGGCCGACACCGGCTCCGCCTCCAGAGCGGCGGCCACGGCCGCGAATCCCCGCCGCAGATTGCTCCCGTGGTCGGCGTCCCCGATGGGGGAGTCGAGCTCCGTCAGCCGGTCCGCCTCACGCTCCACCGAGGCGGCGGCGGCCGCCATCCAGCGCCGGAAGAAGTCTGCGTCACGCACCGGATCTCCTCGCCTCGCACCCGTCTGGCCACATCCACCGCCACCCTACGTTCACAGGCCCCAGCGCAGCGCCGCCGTCCGGACGGGCGCGTCCCACAGCCGCAGCAGTTCCTCGTCGGCCCGGCACAGCGTCACCGAACAGCCCGCCATGT is a window encoding:
- the dhaL gene encoding dihydroxyacetone kinase subunit DhaL, translated to MRDADFFRRWMAAAAASVEREADRLTELDSPIGDADHGSNLRRGFAAVAAALEAEPVSAAPGPVLQLAGRTLISTVGGASGPLYGTLLRRTGKALGASAEVSDAELRAALSEGVGAVAQLGGAVPGDKTMLDALEPGVAALGTSYRAAASAAENGALATVPMRARKGRASYLGERSVGHQDPGATSSALLLAALADVAESADAR